From Coturnix japonica isolate 7356 chromosome 3, Coturnix japonica 2.1, whole genome shotgun sequence, the proteins below share one genomic window:
- the LOC107311779 gene encoding serine/arginine repetitive matrix protein 3-like, whose protein sequence is MVLAAAAEARTERGAEPPPRRSEGASAAPCPPARPTQARAVSLGGGRTRGSRTLIPPRERGEEEGGGGEENVRPPLCPRPLPPEGGSGSALCRPGSGRGWRKPEPPVGRTGERRCAAIGLRRAGRHFGCRVASLREGLGLMSEEPTSECAYREHKYLRKRYHLKCKSE, encoded by the exons ATGGTGTTGGCCGCCGCCGCCGAGGCGCGCACTGAGCGAGGCGCGGAGCCCCCCCCCCGCCGCAGCGAGGGAGCGAGCGCAGCCCCctgcccgcccgcccgccccaCACAGGCGCGCGCCGTGTCCCT CGGCGGGGGGAGGACGCGGGGCTCACGCACACTCATCCCGCCCCGGGAAcgaggggaggaggagggaggggggggtgaGGAAAATGTCCGCCCGCCGCTCTGCCCCCGGCCGCTCCCTCCGGAAGGGGGGTCGGGCTCGGCGCTCTGCCGGCCGGGCTCGGGGCGAGGCTGGCGGAAGCCCGAGCCGCCGGTGGGGCGGACCGGGGAGCGCCGATGCGCCGCCATTGGGTTAAGGCGGGCCGGCCGCCATTTTGGATGCCGAGTCGCCTCGCTGCGGGAAG GTCTTGGCCTGATGTCAGAAGAACCTACCAGTGAATGTGCATACAGAGAACACAAGTACTTAAGAAAACGATACCATCTGAAATGTAAAAGTGAATAA